One window of the Rosa rugosa chromosome 3, drRosRugo1.1, whole genome shotgun sequence genome contains the following:
- the LOC133739022 gene encoding mediator of RNA polymerase II transcription subunit 19a isoform X1, giving the protein MDPEGAKFGRGPRELTGAVDLISHYKLQAHHEFFCKRSLPVSISDTHYTHNVVGDTEIRKGDGMQLDQLIQSTYSRDTKPRIQPFDLDILREAFQLKETAPIDLPSADKGTPTIAGKSKSGSKDKERKHKKHRDKDRDKDKEKEKEHKKHKHRHRDRSKDKDKEKKKEKHDSAGDPSKKHEKKRKHDGDEDLNDVQRHKKSKHKSSKLDEVGVIKVAG; this is encoded by the exons ATGGATCCTGAAGGAGCAAAGTTTGGAAGAG GACCAAGAGAGCTGACTGGTGCCGTAGATCTCATAAGTCACTACAAATTGCAAGCACACCATGAGTTTTTCTGCAAGCGTTCGCTTCCTGTATCAATTTCAGACACACACTATACCCACAATGTGGTGGGAGACACAGAAATCAGAAAAGGAGACGGAATGCAATTGGATCAACTTATTCAGAGTACATATTCCAGGGATACTAAACCTCGAATACAGCCTTTTGACCTAGATATTCTCAGAGAGGCCTTCCAACTTAAAGAGACTGCTCCTATTGATTTGCCATCT GCAGATAAGGGGACTCCAACTATAGCAGGGAAATCAAAGAGTGGGTCTAAAGACAAGGAGAGGAAACACAAAAAGCACAGAGACAAAGACAGAGACAAAGAtaaggagaaggagaaagaacATAAGAAGCACAAACACCGGCATAGAGATCGAAGTAAAGATAAAgacaaggagaagaaaaaggagaaacatGATTCGGCGGGTGATCCCTCAAAGAAACATGAAAAG AAAAGGAAACATGATGGAGATGAAGATCTTAATGATGTTCAGAGACACAAAAAAAGTAAG CATAAGAGCTCAAAACTAGATGAAGTTGGTGTGATCAAAGTAGCTGGCTGA
- the LOC133739022 gene encoding mediator of RNA polymerase II transcription subunit 19a isoform X3 — MDPEGAKFGRGPRELTGAVDLISHYKLQAHHEFFCKRSLPVSISDTHYTHNVVGDTEIRKGDGMQLDQLIQSTYSRDTKPRIQPFDLDILREAFQLKETAPIDLPSADKGTPTIAGKSKSGSKDKERKHKKHRDKDRDKDKEKEKEHKKHKHRHRDRSKDKDKEKKKEKHDSAGDPSKKHEKKRKHDGDEDLNDVQRHKKT, encoded by the exons ATGGATCCTGAAGGAGCAAAGTTTGGAAGAG GACCAAGAGAGCTGACTGGTGCCGTAGATCTCATAAGTCACTACAAATTGCAAGCACACCATGAGTTTTTCTGCAAGCGTTCGCTTCCTGTATCAATTTCAGACACACACTATACCCACAATGTGGTGGGAGACACAGAAATCAGAAAAGGAGACGGAATGCAATTGGATCAACTTATTCAGAGTACATATTCCAGGGATACTAAACCTCGAATACAGCCTTTTGACCTAGATATTCTCAGAGAGGCCTTCCAACTTAAAGAGACTGCTCCTATTGATTTGCCATCT GCAGATAAGGGGACTCCAACTATAGCAGGGAAATCAAAGAGTGGGTCTAAAGACAAGGAGAGGAAACACAAAAAGCACAGAGACAAAGACAGAGACAAAGAtaaggagaaggagaaagaacATAAGAAGCACAAACACCGGCATAGAGATCGAAGTAAAGATAAAgacaaggagaagaaaaaggagaaacatGATTCGGCGGGTGATCCCTCAAAGAAACATGAAAAG AAAAGGAAACATGATGGAGATGAAGATCTTAATGATGTTCAGAGACACAAAAAAA CATAA
- the LOC133739022 gene encoding mediator of RNA polymerase II transcription subunit 19a isoform X2, whose product MDPEGAKFGRGPRELTGAVDLISHYKLQAHHEFFCKRSLPVSISDTHYTHNVVGDTEIRKGDGMQLDQLIQSTYSRDTKPRIQPFDLDILREAFQLKETAPIDLPSADKGTPTIAGKSKSGSKDKERKHKKHRDKDRDKDKEKEKEHKKHKHRHRDRSKDKDKEKKKEKHDSAGDPSKKHEKKRKHDGDEDLNDVQRHKKSKNNLGTD is encoded by the exons ATGGATCCTGAAGGAGCAAAGTTTGGAAGAG GACCAAGAGAGCTGACTGGTGCCGTAGATCTCATAAGTCACTACAAATTGCAAGCACACCATGAGTTTTTCTGCAAGCGTTCGCTTCCTGTATCAATTTCAGACACACACTATACCCACAATGTGGTGGGAGACACAGAAATCAGAAAAGGAGACGGAATGCAATTGGATCAACTTATTCAGAGTACATATTCCAGGGATACTAAACCTCGAATACAGCCTTTTGACCTAGATATTCTCAGAGAGGCCTTCCAACTTAAAGAGACTGCTCCTATTGATTTGCCATCT GCAGATAAGGGGACTCCAACTATAGCAGGGAAATCAAAGAGTGGGTCTAAAGACAAGGAGAGGAAACACAAAAAGCACAGAGACAAAGACAGAGACAAAGAtaaggagaaggagaaagaacATAAGAAGCACAAACACCGGCATAGAGATCGAAGTAAAGATAAAgacaaggagaagaaaaaggagaaacatGATTCGGCGGGTGATCCCTCAAAGAAACATGAAAAG AAAAGGAAACATGATGGAGATGAAGATCTTAATGATGTTCAGAGACACAAAAAAAGTAAG AATAACCTAGGAACTGACTAA